A part of Rhodohalobacter barkolensis genomic DNA contains:
- the ruvX gene encoding Holliday junction resolvase RuvX produces MADFGRILGIDVGGKRVGIARTDLLRTVANPVGTFSPEESFIEVERQIREEGPYKAIVVGWPLTPTGEPTNATHLAQDYYNHLKKRYKNLAIHKMDERYSSKQAMEAMMDAGVSKKRREKKGRLDQASAALILQQFLEAYPEL; encoded by the coding sequence TTGGCTGATTTTGGCAGAATCCTCGGGATAGATGTAGGCGGGAAGCGTGTTGGCATTGCCAGAACTGATCTTTTAAGAACAGTTGCGAATCCTGTGGGTACATTTTCTCCCGAGGAATCTTTTATCGAAGTTGAGAGACAGATCAGAGAGGAAGGACCTTATAAAGCCATTGTTGTGGGGTGGCCATTAACACCCACCGGCGAACCCACAAATGCAACTCATCTTGCCCAGGATTATTATAATCATCTGAAGAAACGCTACAAAAATCTTGCAATCCATAAAATGGATGAACGTTACTCATCCAAACAGGCAATGGAAGCGATGATGGATGCGGGAGTATCAAAAAAACGCAGGGAAAAAAAAGGCAGGTTGGATCAGGCATCTGCAGCCCTTATTTTACAGCAATTTCTTGAAGCGTATCCAGAACTATAG